One stretch of Gammaproteobacteria bacterium DNA includes these proteins:
- a CDS encoding folate-binding protein, which translates to MNHWLEFLQSQNAHIDDGEVVHFEQTNNTVKEPMISPLSHYGVLALSGADVDTFIQNQFCNDVRLTTLEQSQLSAYCSPKGRVLSLFRLVRQADRYLLLMPRERILPTQQRLKMFVLMSQVVIEDVSNEMAIMGCYGPGSDALLQQTLLQQAHLPTQTDQCVQIPPLTLIHVSQTGPMYLILGSQESIITAWSQLQDGANPTGPYSWRWHGIQAGLPEIYPATSEDFVPQMLNLHSLNAINFKKGCYPGQEVVARVHYLGKQKRRMYLAHAHTQTVPHAGENLHTKDDPQGQSVGKVVCAEPAPDGGADFLAVIQTKNAESDSIQLPDGSLITIKDLPYFVELEGKKS; encoded by the coding sequence ATGAACCACTGGTTAGAATTTCTGCAATCTCAAAACGCCCACATCGATGATGGCGAGGTCGTTCATTTTGAACAGACGAACAACACGGTAAAAGAACCGATGATCAGCCCCTTGAGCCATTATGGTGTACTGGCTTTGAGCGGGGCCGATGTTGACACATTTATACAAAATCAATTTTGCAATGATGTTCGACTGACCACCCTGGAACAAAGCCAGCTGAGCGCTTATTGTTCCCCTAAGGGTCGGGTGCTGTCCTTGTTCCGGCTGGTGCGGCAAGCGGACCGTTATCTCCTGCTCATGCCACGGGAACGGATATTACCCACACAGCAAAGACTGAAAATGTTCGTACTGATGAGCCAGGTTGTAATCGAAGATGTGAGCAATGAAATGGCGATCATGGGATGCTACGGACCGGGAAGTGACGCGTTGCTCCAACAAACGCTGCTGCAACAGGCGCATCTGCCGACACAAACAGATCAGTGTGTCCAAATCCCCCCTTTGACTCTTATCCATGTATCCCAGACGGGCCCTATGTATTTAATCCTGGGTTCGCAAGAAAGTATCATAACTGCATGGTCACAGCTGCAAGATGGGGCCAATCCAACCGGACCGTACAGTTGGCGCTGGCATGGTATTCAGGCTGGATTACCGGAAATCTACCCGGCCACATCGGAAGACTTTGTGCCGCAAATGTTAAATTTACACAGTCTCAATGCGATCAACTTCAAAAAAGGATGCTATCCAGGCCAGGAAGTTGTAGCCCGTGTACACTACCTGGGCAAGCAAAAACGCCGCATGTATCTGGCACATGCTCACACCCAAACCGTGCCCCACGCCGGTGAAAACTTGCATACCAAGGATGATCCGCAAGGACAGAGTGTCGGTAAAGTGGTTTGTGCGGAACCCGCACCCGATGGAGGCGCGGATTTTCTAGCGGTGATACAAACCAAGAACGCCGAATCGGACTCGATTCAATTGCCTGACGGCAGCCTCATCACCATTAAAGATTTGCCCTATTTCGTCGAATTAGAGGGTAAGAAATCGTGA